The Populus trichocarpa isolate Nisqually-1 chromosome 2, P.trichocarpa_v4.1, whole genome shotgun sequence genome has a window encoding:
- the LOC7497259 gene encoding uncharacterized protein LOC7497259 — MPDQSSVGFMPPKTNPSYYSLPPDTSWWLQLQPSYGYQKCLTREQLNALETELESLRTNIVDSPSKNEICKQDDEDNMFLDGSKNSESSLDSYCRISADYMKKDCDVKKQELKALYDKDFQEFNELKDARKNSKLMEMDLTGWPESQKDNEHGFDPESSWIGSEKNMPWWRKTDKDDLASLVAQKSLDYIGNCDLPPPQKVHIRKYPCAHSGSFQHDNTLASSLDWKAQIGCISSATGHVQGCPKSEGMPGKQRGSTEGQSLSGSDKACSYAATIKEAAEIGQISESDPCKAQLLEALRHSQTRAREAEQVAKQACAEKEHIVKLFFKQASQLFAYKQWFQLLQLETLYYQMKNSDQPISNLFPVVLPWIPQKGRKLCKSWQKSSKGKRGKESHPKHDVGKYAVALALGLSLVGAGLLLGWTVGWVLPF, encoded by the exons ATGCCAGATCAATCTTCTGTAGGTTTTATGCCCCCCAAAACGAATCCCTCATATTACAGTCTACCCCCTGATACAAGTTGGTGGCTTCAACTGCAACCTAGCTATGGGTACCAAAAATGTTTAACACGTGAGCAGTTGAATGCTTTGGAAACTGAGTTGGAAAGCTTGAGAACTAACATTGTAGACTCACCCTCTAAAAATGAGATTTGTAAACAAGATGACGAAGACAACATGTTTCTGGATGGCAGCAAGAATAGCGAGTCATCTCTTGATTCATATTGTAGGATCTCTGCTGATTATATGAAGAAAGATTGTGATGTTAAGAAACAAGAGCTAAAGGCTTTATATGACAAGgattttcaagaatttaatgAGCTTAAGGATGCAAGGAAGAACTCCAAGTTGATGGAGATGGATCTTACTGGATGGCCCGAATCACAAAAGGACAATGAGCATGGCTTTGATCCAGAATCATCTTGGATTGGGAGTGAAAAGAATATGCCATGGTGGCGCAAAACAGATAAAGATGATTTGGCCTCCCTGGTTGCACAGAAGTCACTTGATTATATTGGGAATTGTGACCTTCCCCCACCTCAAAAGGTTCACATCAGGAAATACCCATGTGCTCATTCTGGATCTTTTCAGCATGATAATACACTGGCATCATCTTTGGATTGGAAGGCACAAATTGGCTGTATCTCCTCAGCAACTGGTCATGTGCAGGGCTGTCCCAAATCTGAAGGCATGCCTGGAAAACAAAGAGGTTCAACTGAAGGGCAATCACTAAGTGGTTCTGACAAGGCATGCAG TTATGCAGCAACTATTAAGGAAGCTGCAGAAATTGGACAAATTTCTGAGAGTGATCCTTGCAAGGCTCAACTACTGGAAGCACTCCGTCATTCTCAGACACGTGCAAGGGAAGCTGAGCAGGTAGCAAAGCAAGCATGTGCTGAGAAGGAGCATATTGTCAAACTCTTCTTCAAACAAGCCTCTCAACTCTTTGCCTATAAGCAGTGGTTCCAACTGCTGCAGCTCGAAACCCTTTACTACCAGATGAAAAACAGCGACCAGCCAATATCTAATCTCTTCCCTGTAGTTCTTCCATGGATTCCTCAAAAAGGTAGGAAACTGTGCAAGAGCTGGCAAAAGTCATCAAAGGGTAAACGAGGCAAGGAAAGTCATCCAAAGCATGATGTTGGCAAGTATGCTGTTGCTTTGGCATTAGGGTTGAGTCTTGTTGGTGCTGGGTTGCTTCTGGGATGGACAGTGGGTTGGGTGCTGCCTTTCTAG